The segment ttaaatgcattattaaaagtaattattttgAATCACTGATACTATGTActgtgttgatttttttaatgacactTTTAGATCATTGAGAAAAGACGAAGAGATCGAATAAATAGCAGTCTATCCGAGTTACGTCGCCTGGTCCCTACAGCATTCGAGAAACAGGTACGTTTGCTTCATGTatcaaaatattgttagtaataATGTAAGAGGTtaatagaaaaaatacattgtttcatCAAAGCTATCACAGAAAGTATATGAGCAGTTTAACCTTGTCGTGTATCTTATTTCTTCTCTCAAGGGTTCGGCCAAATTAGAAAAAGCAGAAATATTGCAGATGACAGTGGATCATTTGAAGATGCTCCAGGCCACAGGAGGAAAAGGTACTTGTTGCTGTCTCCTGTTTTGCGCTCGGCCTAATGCTGTATTGAAATCTGAGCGTGAAGCTTCTCTTTTGAGCAGATTAAAGTGGAAATCGGTGTTAACGGTAGGATTGAACTCGTGGGAAAGAAGTTTTCGGACAAAAGCAGCACTTGACCCTGGGATTGTGTTTGCTTTCATAAATCCATGGGAGGGTGTGGGGCCACATTCACAGGCTACACTGTTGGGGGGTTGGTAGCGCTTTTCAACGAGTGTTTAAGCGGATGCTTTGGGGagtcaaaacaaacatacaaacaggTCAGGTCACAATCCCAGTGTGTTTGGTTTTGGCCCCTCGAGCACAGTAGGGCATGCAGTTGATGGACTTACAACACATGCTATTGGCTTCATTAGAAACCTTTTTTAGGATTTAAAGGCACGGTACATTTAAACCaagttttctctcttttcctcagGATATTTTGATGCCCATTCCCTAGCCATGGACTTCATGAGCATCGGCTTTAGGGAGTGTCTCACAGAGGTGGCCCGATATCTGAGCTCAGTTGAAGGTCTGGACTCCAGCGACCCCCTCCGCTCCCGCCTGGTTTCTCACCTCAGCAGTTGCGCCTCGCAGAGGGAAGCGGCCGCCGTGACAACATCCATGGCGCATCACCAGCAGGCCCTCCACCCGCATCACTGGGCCGCAGCCTTGCATCCCATTCCCGCCGCTTTCCTGCAGCATAGTGGACTACCGTCGTCGGACGGTCCCTCGGGCAGGCTCTCCGATCTTCCTCAAAGAGGAGCGGCCCTTCTGACCTCCTCCTTTACCCACAGTGACTCCGCTTTGAGAGGGCCGTCTACAGGTAGCGTCGCTCCTTGCATGCCGCCGCTATCCACCTCTCTCCTTTCGTTATCGGCCACAGTTCATGCGGCGGCTGCCGCGGCCGCGGTGCAAACCTTCCCTATCTCGTTTCCCGGAGGGTTTCCACTCTTCAGCCCAAGCGTAACGGCAT is part of the Triplophysa dalaica isolate WHDGS20190420 chromosome 13, ASM1584641v1, whole genome shotgun sequence genome and harbors:
- the hey2 gene encoding hairy/enhancer-of-split related with YRPW motif protein 2, whose translation is MKRPSEDTTSDSDMDETIDVGSENNYSGQSSGSFIRCGSPTTTSQVMARKKRRGIIEKRRRDRINSSLSELRRLVPTAFEKQGSAKLEKAEILQMTVDHLKMLQATGGKGYFDAHSLAMDFMSIGFRECLTEVARYLSSVEGLDSSDPLRSRLVSHLSSCASQREAAAVTTSMAHHQQALHPHHWAAALHPIPAAFLQHSGLPSSDGPSGRLSDLPQRGAALLTSSFTHSDSALRGPSTGSVAPCMPPLSTSLLSLSATVHAAAAAAAVQTFPISFPGGFPLFSPSVTASSVASSAASPSVSTSTSSQQSSSGGSSKPYRPWGTEVGAF